The Mycolicibacterium boenickei genome has a segment encoding these proteins:
- a CDS encoding CoA-acylating methylmalonate-semialdehyde dehydrogenase — protein sequence MSNVIQHWRDGKVFAGTSTATAPVTNPATGAVTGEVALASVDDARAVIDAAVAAFPAWRDTSLAKRTSVLFAFRELLNARKEELAALITAEHGKVLSDALGEVSRGLEVVEFACGIPSLLKGGFTENASTNVDVHSVLQPLGPVGIISPFNFPAMVPMWFFPIAIAAGNTVVLKPSEKDPSSSLWMARLWAEAGLPEGVFNVLQGDKTAVDELLTNPKIKAISFVGSTPIAQYVYATATAAGKRVQALGGAKNHAVILPDADLDLAADAMVNAGFGSAGERCMAISAAVAVGPIADDLVAKIAERAATIKTGDGTKDSDMGPLVTKVHRDKVASYIDAGEADGAKVVLDGRTVIANGGADGFWLGPTLLDNVTPQMSVYTDEIFGPVLSVLRVETYDEALELINNNPYGNGTAIFTNDGGAARRFQNEVEVGMVGINVPIPVPMAYFSFGGWKASLFGDSHAHGTEGVHFFTRTKAITTRWLDPSHGGINLGFPENK from the coding sequence ATGAGCAATGTCATCCAGCACTGGCGCGACGGCAAGGTATTTGCCGGCACCTCGACCGCCACCGCCCCGGTGACCAATCCGGCCACGGGCGCGGTCACCGGCGAGGTCGCACTGGCCAGCGTGGATGACGCCCGTGCGGTGATCGACGCCGCGGTCGCGGCCTTCCCGGCCTGGCGTGACACGTCGCTGGCCAAGCGCACCTCGGTGCTGTTCGCCTTCCGCGAGCTGCTCAACGCCCGCAAGGAGGAGCTGGCCGCACTCATCACCGCAGAGCACGGCAAGGTGCTCTCCGACGCCCTCGGTGAGGTGAGCCGTGGCCTGGAGGTCGTCGAATTCGCCTGCGGCATCCCGAGTCTGCTCAAGGGCGGTTTCACCGAGAACGCCTCGACCAACGTCGACGTGCACTCCGTGCTGCAGCCGCTGGGTCCGGTCGGCATCATCTCGCCGTTCAACTTCCCGGCGATGGTGCCGATGTGGTTCTTCCCGATCGCCATCGCCGCGGGCAACACCGTGGTGCTCAAGCCGTCGGAGAAGGACCCGTCGTCGTCGCTGTGGATGGCCCGACTGTGGGCCGAGGCCGGCCTGCCCGAGGGCGTGTTCAACGTGCTGCAGGGTGACAAGACCGCGGTCGACGAGCTGCTGACCAACCCCAAGATCAAGGCGATCTCCTTCGTCGGTTCCACCCCGATCGCACAGTACGTCTACGCCACCGCCACCGCGGCAGGCAAGCGCGTGCAGGCACTTGGCGGGGCCAAGAACCACGCGGTGATCCTGCCCGACGCCGATCTGGACCTGGCCGCCGACGCCATGGTCAACGCCGGCTTCGGTTCCGCCGGTGAGCGCTGCATGGCCATCTCGGCCGCCGTCGCCGTCGGCCCGATCGCCGATGATCTGGTGGCCAAGATCGCCGAGCGCGCCGCCACCATCAAAACCGGTGACGGAACCAAGGATTCGGACATGGGCCCGCTGGTCACCAAGGTCCACCGCGACAAGGTGGCGTCCTACATCGATGCCGGCGAGGCCGACGGTGCCAAGGTCGTGCTCGACGGCCGTACCGTGATCGCCAACGGTGGGGCCGACGGATTCTGGCTGGGCCCGACCCTGCTCGACAACGTCACCCCGCAGATGAGCGTCTACACCGATGAGATCTTCGGCCCGGTGCTGTCGGTGCTGCGGGTGGAGACCTACGACGAGGCTCTCGAGTTGATCAACAACAACCCCTACGGCAACGGCACGGCGATCTTCACCAACGACGGTGGCGCCGCGCGGCGGTTCCAGAACGAGGTCGAGGTCGGCATGGTCGGCATCAACGTGCCGATCCCGGTTCCGATGGCCTACTTCAGCTTTGGCGGCTGGAAGGCATCGCTGTTCGGTGACAGCCACGCGCACGGCACCGAAGGCGTGCACTTCTTCACCCGGACCAAGGCCATCACCACCCGCTGGCTGGACCCCAGCCACGGGGGCATCAACCTCGGGTTCCCCGAGAACAAGTGA
- a CDS encoding SLC13 family permease — protein MTIQLLALAIFVGVFAVSAWRNAHLGVLMFAAACGVGLGLAGMPIDDIIDGFPIDILVLLVGVTYFFGIAHANGTIDRIIEVTLAKVGHRTVLLPLVFFLLTAAISAMGSPLGGLVMAPIGMMVADKRAIDPMLMALSIGTGLSAGAFAPTSLFGIVTYGTAHQAGIDLNPFVLFVVALMVNLVLLMAAYVLFGGLKLLHRNAVAEPAVALPAEDRLVTVGGGGGRDVPRGSAPSSDLPSAPERNPFTPNQIVTVTAMVGLIAAVIGMSLAGMDPDIGVLAFALGAVLTLVDPRSGNKAIPRIDWSTVLLVGGIITFVGVLDKLGSVDLLGEFAGHIGVPLISALFICLVAGLVSAFASTTGMLAALVPLALPLVAAGGIPGWALMCALGVCASIVDVSPFSTVGATLVATTVDEAQRPRMTRLLMRWGLSMVVIGPVLLVGALVLPGTVL, from the coding sequence ATGACAATTCAGCTGCTGGCGCTGGCGATCTTTGTCGGCGTCTTCGCGGTTTCGGCATGGCGTAACGCTCACCTTGGCGTGTTGATGTTCGCCGCGGCGTGCGGGGTGGGGCTCGGGTTGGCGGGCATGCCGATCGACGACATCATCGACGGCTTCCCGATCGACATCCTGGTGCTGCTGGTCGGGGTGACCTACTTCTTCGGGATCGCCCACGCCAACGGCACGATCGACCGGATCATCGAGGTCACTCTGGCCAAGGTCGGGCACCGCACGGTGCTGCTGCCGCTGGTTTTCTTCCTGCTGACCGCGGCCATCTCGGCGATGGGCTCTCCGCTGGGTGGGTTGGTGATGGCGCCGATCGGCATGATGGTGGCGGACAAGCGCGCGATCGATCCGATGCTGATGGCCCTGTCGATCGGCACCGGCCTGAGCGCCGGGGCGTTCGCGCCGACCAGCCTGTTCGGCATCGTCACCTACGGCACCGCGCACCAGGCCGGCATCGACCTCAATCCGTTCGTGCTGTTCGTCGTGGCCCTGATGGTCAACCTGGTGCTGCTGATGGCGGCATACGTGTTGTTCGGAGGGCTGAAGCTGTTGCACCGCAACGCGGTTGCCGAGCCGGCGGTGGCGCTGCCCGCCGAGGATCGGCTGGTTACCGTCGGTGGCGGCGGAGGGCGGGACGTGCCTCGCGGCAGCGCGCCGAGTTCGGACCTGCCGTCCGCGCCCGAACGAAACCCCTTCACGCCCAATCAGATTGTCACGGTGACGGCGATGGTCGGTCTGATCGCTGCGGTCATCGGAATGTCGCTGGCAGGCATGGACCCCGACATCGGCGTGTTGGCGTTCGCGTTGGGTGCGGTGCTCACCCTCGTGGATCCACGATCGGGTAACAAGGCGATTCCCCGGATCGACTGGTCGACGGTTCTCCTGGTGGGCGGCATCATCACCTTCGTCGGAGTGCTCGACAAACTGGGCTCGGTTGATCTGCTCGGTGAATTCGCCGGCCACATCGGAGTCCCGCTCATCTCGGCGCTGTTCATATGCCTTGTGGCAGGTCTGGTCTCGGCGTTCGCCTCGACCACCGGCATGTTGGCGGCACTGGTTCCGCTGGCTCTGCCCCTGGTCGCCGCAGGCGGCATTCCCGGCTGGGCGCTGATGTGTGCGCTCGGCGTGTGCGCGTCCATCGTTGACGTGTCGCCGTTCTCGACCGTGGGCGCGACGCTCGTGGCGACCACCGTCGACGAAGCGCAACGACCTCGGATGACCAGGCTGCTGATGCGCTGGGGACTGTCGATGGTGGTGATCGGCCCGGTTCTTCTGGTCGGAGCCCTCGTGCTACCGGGCACGGTGTTGTAA
- a CDS encoding aspartate aminotransferase family protein, protein MTVTQESSVLPNGLTVEAAKAEAARAYELDRAHVFHSWSAQEEISPMTITAAEGSYVWDGDGNRLLDFSCQLVNTNIGHQHPKVVAAIAEQAAKLCTVAPQYANAARSEAARLIAERTPGELNKVFFTNGGADAVEHAVRMARLHTGRYKVLSRYRAYHGGTDTAINLTGDPRRWPNDRGNAGIVHFNGPFLYRSSFYAETEEQESQRALEYLDKLIQMEGPSTIAAIILESIPGTAGIMVPPPGYMAGVREICDRYGIVFIADEVMAGFGRSGKWFSIEHFDVVPDLMTFAKGVNSGYVPLGGVAISPAIYETFAHRPYPGGLTYSGHPLATAAAVATINAMADEGMVENAAKIGAEVLAPGLAELAAKHRSIGEVRGAGVFWAVELVADQQTREPLAPYGGSSPAMNAVVGACKANGLLPFANFNRIHVVPPCNVTEEEAREGLAILDSALDVADQHAN, encoded by the coding sequence ATGACTGTGACTCAAGAGTCTTCCGTGCTGCCCAATGGGCTGACCGTCGAGGCGGCGAAGGCCGAGGCCGCGCGAGCCTATGAACTCGACCGTGCACACGTGTTCCACTCCTGGTCGGCGCAGGAGGAGATCTCGCCGATGACCATCACCGCCGCCGAGGGTTCCTACGTGTGGGACGGCGATGGCAACCGGTTGCTGGATTTCTCCTGTCAGCTGGTCAACACCAACATCGGGCACCAGCACCCGAAAGTTGTTGCCGCCATTGCCGAGCAGGCCGCCAAGCTGTGCACCGTGGCTCCGCAGTACGCCAACGCGGCCCGCTCGGAGGCGGCCCGGCTGATCGCCGAGCGCACCCCCGGTGAGCTGAACAAGGTGTTCTTCACCAACGGCGGTGCCGACGCGGTCGAGCACGCGGTCCGCATGGCCCGTCTGCACACGGGCCGCTACAAGGTGCTGTCGCGGTACCGTGCCTACCACGGTGGCACCGACACCGCGATCAACCTGACCGGTGACCCGCGGCGCTGGCCCAACGACCGCGGCAACGCCGGCATCGTGCACTTCAACGGACCGTTCCTGTATCGCTCGTCGTTCTACGCCGAGACCGAGGAACAGGAATCCCAGCGTGCGCTGGAGTACCTCGACAAGCTGATCCAGATGGAGGGCCCGTCGACCATCGCCGCGATCATCCTGGAGTCGATCCCGGGTACCGCAGGCATCATGGTGCCCCCGCCCGGATACATGGCAGGCGTGCGGGAGATCTGCGACCGCTACGGCATCGTGTTCATCGCCGACGAGGTGATGGCGGGATTCGGGCGCAGCGGAAAGTGGTTCTCCATCGAGCATTTCGACGTGGTCCCGGACCTGATGACCTTCGCCAAGGGGGTCAACTCCGGTTACGTGCCGCTCGGCGGGGTGGCGATCAGCCCGGCCATCTACGAGACGTTCGCGCATCGGCCCTACCCGGGCGGGCTCACGTACTCCGGCCATCCGCTGGCCACCGCGGCCGCCGTCGCGACCATCAACGCGATGGCTGACGAGGGCATGGTCGAGAACGCGGCCAAGATCGGTGCCGAGGTTCTGGCTCCCGGTCTGGCCGAGTTGGCCGCCAAGCACCGCAGCATCGGCGAGGTGCGCGGCGCGGGTGTGTTCTGGGCCGTCGAACTGGTCGCCGACCAGCAGACCCGGGAGCCGTTGGCGCCCTACGGTGGCTCAAGCCCGGCGATGAACGCCGTGGTCGGGGCGTGCAAGGCCAACGGCC
- a CDS encoding PucR family transcriptional regulator: protein MIPSVRDIIELPVVRAGKPEVLSAQQLDRPVRWVHVSDMPDLAGLLQGGELVLTTGAALRDAPRDYLRRMQRAGVVGVVVELGTRIESLPDNVGETAQTLGLALVVLHRETKFVEITEAVHRLIVADQYEELEFAHRTHKTFTELSMKRPTMADIVRAAAEMIDESVVLEDLSHQVLAISPRNEPATIVLADWQRRSRTMTEPWATTAVGPRAEEWGRLIVPRAPSAPAKTTMVLERAAQALALHRMAERGRSGLEHQAQSGLIEDVLAGRIADDREADARALALGLRAGGPYLPTMVRVSTPADRLDPVGTQRRNIRILDAVTHNVKAQGHSAICSIRRDGEIGLVLALHPRRGLSTDAVLSRLAEGWREAIARGGDTDKVVVAVGGEAGVFADAVHGLREAAHVAEVAASMSDPVRPFVRASDVRLRGLITLLLDDPRVQMFAETELKTLLIHDAEQGSDDVEVLRGYLELAGNKSALAKRLHMSRPALYSRLASIERRLGVNLDDGESMTSLHVALLVLDAQRSAGPQTTT from the coding sequence ATGATCCCGAGCGTCCGCGACATCATCGAACTCCCGGTGGTGCGGGCCGGCAAACCCGAGGTACTCAGCGCCCAACAACTCGATCGTCCGGTGCGCTGGGTCCACGTCAGCGATATGCCCGACCTCGCCGGGCTCCTGCAAGGCGGCGAGCTGGTACTCACCACCGGCGCCGCGTTGCGTGACGCACCCCGTGACTACCTGCGACGGATGCAGCGCGCCGGCGTCGTCGGGGTGGTGGTCGAACTGGGCACCCGCATCGAATCACTTCCCGACAACGTGGGCGAGACCGCCCAGACACTCGGTCTGGCGCTCGTGGTGCTGCATCGGGAGACCAAGTTCGTCGAGATCACCGAGGCGGTGCACCGGCTCATTGTCGCCGACCAGTACGAGGAACTCGAATTCGCCCACCGCACCCACAAGACCTTCACCGAGCTGAGCATGAAACGCCCCACGATGGCCGACATCGTGCGCGCGGCAGCCGAGATGATCGACGAGTCAGTGGTGCTCGAGGACTTGTCGCATCAGGTGCTGGCGATCTCCCCCCGCAACGAGCCGGCCACCATCGTGCTCGCCGACTGGCAGCGCAGGTCCCGCACGATGACCGAACCATGGGCCACGACCGCTGTCGGCCCTCGTGCCGAGGAGTGGGGCCGGCTGATCGTTCCGCGCGCCCCGTCGGCACCGGCCAAGACCACGATGGTCCTCGAGCGCGCCGCGCAAGCGCTGGCCCTGCACCGGATGGCCGAACGCGGCCGGTCCGGACTCGAACATCAGGCCCAGAGCGGGTTGATCGAGGATGTCCTGGCCGGACGGATCGCCGACGACCGCGAGGCCGACGCGCGGGCCCTCGCGCTGGGCCTACGCGCCGGAGGTCCCTACCTTCCGACCATGGTCCGGGTCAGCACGCCGGCTGACCGGCTCGACCCGGTCGGCACCCAACGTCGCAACATCCGCATCCTCGACGCGGTCACCCACAACGTGAAAGCCCAAGGGCACAGCGCGATCTGCTCGATCCGCCGAGACGGCGAGATCGGCTTGGTGCTGGCGCTGCACCCGCGTCGCGGGCTCAGCACCGACGCCGTGCTCAGCCGTCTGGCCGAAGGCTGGCGCGAGGCGATCGCCCGCGGCGGCGACACCGACAAGGTCGTCGTCGCCGTCGGCGGTGAGGCCGGTGTGTTCGCCGACGCCGTCCACGGCTTGCGCGAAGCCGCCCACGTCGCCGAGGTCGCCGCGTCGATGTCGGACCCGGTGCGCCCGTTCGTGCGGGCCTCCGACGTCCGGCTGCGCGGGCTGATCACGCTGCTGCTCGACGATCCGCGAGTCCAGATGTTCGCCGAGACGGAACTCAAGACCCTGCTGATCCACGACGCCGAGCAGGGCAGCGACGACGTGGAAGTGCTGCGCGGTTACCTCGAACTCGCCGGCAACAAGTCCGCACTGGCCAAACGCCTGCACATGAGCCGCCCGGCGCTCTACAGCCGGCTGGCGTCGATCGAACGCCGGCTCGGCGTCAACCTCGACGACGGTGAATCGATGACCTCACTGCATGTCGCGCTGCTGGTGCTCGACGCGCAACGCAGCGCGGGCCCGCAGACAACCACCTGA
- a CDS encoding acyl-CoA synthetase, which translates to MLLTSLDPAGSDSADASAVISVGSRSLSRAQLFDAACALAGTLPDEGPVAVCAQPTLETVIAVVGCLLAGVPVVPIPPDSGPAELRHMLTDARVTCWAGPPHRDSGLSAIPATISGRGSGELPGPPSPEAVAMILYTSGTTGAPKGVNLSHRALAAGIDAVADAWQWTRDDTVVHGLPLFHLHGLMLGMLASLRIGSRVIHTVKPRPERYAAAAGTMYFGVPTVWSRIAADEASARALRGARLLVSGSAPLVTPVFHRIAELTGCTPIERYGMSETMITLSTRADGERRPGSVGQPVLGVETRLRTEDDQVVLADGAAIGRLQVRGPMLFDGYLNRPEATADAWTDDGWFVTGDVATRDPDGFHRIVGRESVDLIKSGGYRIGAGEVETALLAHPSVREAAVVGRADADLGQRVVAYVVADGGNRSQLADGLIDFVAQTLSQHKRPREVVFVGELPRNAMGKVQKKLLTD; encoded by the coding sequence ATGCTTTTGACGTCTCTCGACCCTGCGGGGAGCGACTCGGCCGATGCTTCCGCCGTGATCTCGGTGGGTTCGCGTAGCCTGTCGCGCGCGCAGCTGTTCGACGCTGCCTGCGCGCTTGCGGGCACACTGCCCGACGAGGGTCCGGTTGCGGTGTGCGCCCAACCGACCCTGGAGACGGTCATCGCCGTGGTGGGCTGCCTGTTGGCCGGCGTCCCGGTGGTTCCCATTCCGCCCGACTCCGGCCCTGCCGAGCTGCGGCACATGCTCACCGACGCCCGCGTCACGTGCTGGGCCGGACCACCGCATCGGGACTCGGGACTGTCCGCGATACCGGCGACCATCAGCGGCAGGGGGAGTGGCGAGTTGCCAGGGCCGCCGTCACCCGAGGCGGTCGCGATGATTCTGTACACGTCGGGGACCACCGGTGCGCCCAAGGGCGTCAACCTGAGCCATCGGGCGCTCGCGGCCGGTATCGATGCCGTGGCCGATGCATGGCAATGGACACGCGATGACACGGTGGTGCATGGCCTGCCGTTGTTCCACCTGCACGGACTGATGCTGGGCATGCTGGCTTCGCTGCGCATCGGCTCCCGGGTGATTCATACCGTCAAACCGCGACCGGAGCGCTACGCCGCCGCAGCCGGGACCATGTATTTCGGCGTGCCCACGGTGTGGTCCCGCATCGCGGCCGACGAAGCATCGGCGCGGGCGCTTCGCGGCGCCCGGCTGCTGGTATCCGGCAGCGCGCCGCTGGTGACGCCGGTTTTCCACCGCATCGCCGAGCTCACCGGCTGCACACCGATCGAGCGGTACGGCATGAGCGAAACGATGATCACCCTGTCCACCCGTGCCGACGGCGAACGCCGGCCCGGCTCGGTGGGACAACCCGTGCTCGGCGTCGAGACCAGGCTGCGCACCGAGGACGATCAGGTGGTTCTCGCCGACGGCGCCGCGATCGGGCGGCTCCAGGTTCGCGGACCCATGCTGTTCGACGGCTACCTCAATCGTCCCGAGGCCACGGCGGACGCATGGACCGACGATGGCTGGTTCGTCACCGGCGATGTCGCCACCCGTGACCCAGACGGATTCCACCGAATCGTCGGACGCGAATCAGTGGATCTGATCAAGTCGGGCGGATACCGCATCGGTGCGGGTGAGGTCGAAACCGCGCTGCTCGCTCATCCGTCGGTGCGCGAGGCCGCGGTTGTGGGGCGCGCAGATGCCGACCTGGGGCAGCGGGTGGTGGCGTACGTGGTGGCCGATGGCGGGAACCGGTCTCAGCTTGCCGACGGCCTCATCGACTTCGTGGCACAGACGCTTTCGCAGCACAAGCGCCCGCGGGAAGTCGTTTTCGTCGGCGAGCTGCCGAGAAACGCGATGGGCAAGGTGCAGAAGAAGCTGCTCACCGATTGA